DNA from Candidatus Woesearchaeota archaeon:
TTCCTTGTACAGGAGCACCTTACCTTGCAGTAATTGCTCTTCTTAGTCAAGGAGCATATGCAACAGCAATACCTTTGCTCTTGCTCTATAATTTCATCTTTATCTTGCCTCTCTTCGTCATCATTGGCATTGCGTACTTTGGAACACATTCGCACGTGCTTGAAAACTGGAGAAAAGAACACAGAGGTCTTATGCGCTTAGGTATTGGTATTTTCCTCGTACTGCTTGGCGCATACATGATCTACACCATTGGATCATTCTAATTATTGTAGGTATGGTGGGGCACATTACCACAACCTTTTTTATTTCCCCCCACTTGCACGTAGACTATGGAAGAACGAGAAGTTAAAATCATTGATGTTGATGTTAAACGAGTTGTCGATACGCTTCTCTCTTGGGGCGCAAAGAAAACGTTTGAAGGGGAGATTGATGCTATTCGCTACGTTGGCCCAGATAAAGATACTCTTGTGCGTTTAAGGAAAAAAGGACCCTCTGCTGAGTTTGTTGTTAAAAAACGCCTACCTTCACAAAGAGTAAAAGCATTCAAAGAATATGAAACTGCTGTTGCTGATTTTGAGACTATGAAGCAGATTCTTGAACAACTAGGTTTCAAAGAGCATAGACGTTCAAAAAAACATCGCATAAGCTACACTCTTGGAGACACTGTCTTTGAATTTGACACGCTTGAAGGAATACCAACCTATCTTGAAATAGAAGCACCCAGCGAAGAAGCACTCTTTGAAGCAGCAAAGAAACTCGGTTTTAACAAAGAACAGTGTCTGAACTGGTCAGAAAACGACGTGATACAACATTACCGTAACCAATAGCAGAAAAATAACAAAAACAATCTTAACGGGTTAGATGCGCTTCACCACTTTTTCATAAAGCCCTTTGAGCTTTCCTTGTGGATCATATTTTTTCTTGAGCTGTAAGTACACGCGTTTTGGGTAGATCTCCCAGAATTCTTCTTCACTATAATATGCATCGGAATACAGTGATTTCATACCCTTTAGTTCTCGAACTTTTTTCTCAATACGTCTGTTGTAATATCCAGGAGGTTTATTCGTTTTTTTAACATCCCAAAATCCAAAATTAATGTAGAGTTTTTTCGCATCAAGAGGGTATAACGTAAAAGGAT
Protein-coding regions in this window:
- the cyaB gene encoding class IV adenylate cyclase, translated to MEEREVKIIDVDVKRVVDTLLSWGAKKTFEGEIDAIRYVGPDKDTLVRLRKKGPSAEFVVKKRLPSQRVKAFKEYETAVADFETMKQILEQLGFKEHRRSKKHRISYTLGDTVFEFDTLEGIPTYLEIEAPSEEALFEAAKKLGFNKEQCLNWSENDVIQHYRNQ